One genomic window of Candidatus Palauibacter australiensis includes the following:
- a CDS encoding 3-hydroxyacyl-CoA dehydrogenase family protein, whose translation MSGTESVARTVAIIGAGTMGRRIAYGCAARGVRARLYDISEEALSGALVAVRALLETADEGDGPGATHGLVEACRGLEDCVREADWVIETVHEDLELKRVVLGRIGAAAPADAFIASNTSSLPGSWLAESTGRPGRFTNMNFGPPEDIKVEVMGHPGTNPATIDAAKRFLRRLGLVPIVARREIQGYPTNRIWRAIKKESLHLIGGGYLSAEEIDRAWMLDWGTPIGPCGLMDVVGLDVVRDIENVYYKVSGDPSDKPPDFLDRMVERGELGVKSGEGFYTYPSPTFEREGWLTASDD comes from the coding sequence ATGTCCGGCACGGAAAGCGTCGCAAGGACCGTAGCCATCATCGGCGCGGGAACGATGGGACGGCGGATCGCCTACGGCTGCGCGGCGCGGGGGGTGCGCGCGCGGCTGTACGACATCTCGGAAGAGGCGCTCTCCGGGGCGCTGGTTGCCGTGCGCGCGCTGCTCGAGACCGCGGACGAAGGGGACGGGCCCGGGGCGACACATGGGCTCGTGGAGGCGTGCCGGGGTCTCGAGGACTGCGTGCGGGAGGCGGACTGGGTCATCGAGACGGTCCACGAAGACCTCGAACTGAAACGCGTCGTCCTCGGGCGGATCGGCGCGGCGGCGCCGGCGGACGCGTTCATCGCCTCGAACACCTCCTCGCTGCCGGGTTCGTGGCTGGCGGAGTCGACGGGCCGTCCCGGGCGGTTCACGAACATGAACTTCGGCCCGCCCGAGGATATCAAGGTCGAGGTCATGGGACACCCCGGCACCAACCCCGCGACGATCGATGCGGCGAAGCGGTTCCTGCGCCGGCTCGGCCTCGTGCCGATCGTCGCCCGCCGCGAGATCCAGGGCTATCCGACGAACCGGATCTGGCGGGCCATCAAGAAGGAGTCGCTGCACCTGATCGGCGGCGGATACCTGAGCGCGGAGGAGATCGACCGGGCGTGGATGCTCGACTGGGGCACGCCGATTGGGCCGTGCGGACTCATGGACGTGGTCGGACTCGATGTCGTGCGCGACATCGAGAACGTTTACTACAAGGTCTCCGGAGACCCGTCCGACAAGCCGCCCGACTTCCTCGACCGGATGGTCGAGCGCGGGGAACTCGGCGTGAAGTCGGGGGAGGGGTTCTACACGTACCCTT
- a CDS encoding 3-keto-5-aminohexanoate cleavage protein has protein sequence MTRTWNYGDPYAYMDRVAGGMPPVIICLAANGGIQGKEYNDALPETSEELAESVGEAYDAGASMVHIHARNPETLWKGATTTEVWLEANRRLRERCPEIIINNTTGGDLWMDDEQRLSCLDANPEVASLNLAPDMGKFKLKPRGEEYTHPRPAIDFDDCTPFSYKQIAHFAAEMKARGIKPELETYHPGCGWVIRDLMAQDLIEPPYWVQTVMGYQTSSWPTVDNVVNMVREFPEGSVWLCSGIGPHQLPMTTLATLMGGHVRVGLEDNIYYRRGEKVASNRQLVERAVRIAHELNREVATPAQAREILGLSPTPSQYG, from the coding sequence ATGACCAGAACCTGGAACTACGGCGACCCCTACGCCTACATGGACAGGGTCGCCGGCGGCATGCCCCCCGTCATCATCTGTCTGGCGGCGAACGGCGGCATCCAGGGCAAGGAGTATAACGACGCCCTCCCGGAGACGTCCGAGGAACTGGCCGAATCCGTCGGCGAAGCGTACGACGCGGGCGCCTCGATGGTGCACATCCACGCCCGCAACCCCGAGACGCTGTGGAAGGGAGCGACGACGACGGAGGTGTGGCTCGAAGCGAACCGCCGCCTGCGCGAGCGCTGTCCCGAGATCATCATCAACAACACGACCGGCGGCGACCTGTGGATGGACGATGAACAGCGCCTGTCCTGCCTCGACGCCAACCCCGAGGTCGCGTCGCTGAACCTCGCCCCGGACATGGGCAAGTTCAAACTCAAGCCGCGCGGGGAGGAGTACACGCACCCCCGTCCCGCGATCGACTTCGACGACTGCACACCGTTCTCCTACAAGCAGATCGCGCACTTCGCCGCGGAGATGAAGGCGCGCGGCATCAAGCCCGAACTCGAGACGTACCACCCGGGCTGCGGGTGGGTGATCCGGGACCTGATGGCGCAGGACCTGATCGAACCGCCCTACTGGGTCCAGACCGTGATGGGCTACCAGACGTCGAGCTGGCCCACCGTCGACAACGTCGTGAACATGGTCCGCGAGTTCCCGGAGGGCTCCGTCTGGCTGTGCTCGGGCATCGGGCCGCACCAGCTTCCGATGACCACGCTCGCCACCCTCATGGGAGGACATGTCCGCGTCGGCCTGGAGGACAACATCTACTACCGCCGCGGCGAGAAGGTGGCGAGCAACCGCCAGCTCGTGGAGCGCGCCGTCCGGATCGCGCACGAGCTGAACCGCGAGGTCGCCACGCCCGCGCAGGCGCGCGAAATACTCGGGCTTTCCCCGACTCCGTCGCAGTACGGCTGA